In Terriglobus sp. TAA 43, a single window of DNA contains:
- a CDS encoding SIMPL domain-containing protein has protein sequence MRTTMIAAVAATLFAATSFAQVNQTLSVNKDNRSITVSATDSAFAMADQAVVNIGYQAYGEDEQGAYAEGSRRSNAISDALAAAHIPADTIESQDQNLQPLNEYELKNLPASLKNVKFRITQSWTVRTTPNDAAHVLDVAVKAGANQSGSIGWEMKDPSSLEAAASAKALAHAQAIAARMAEGLHIKVGSLLYASNQPQEIVRPMPMMAMAARAKTADTKQLSISARRVERSSTVFAIFSIE, from the coding sequence ATGAGAACGACCATGATTGCCGCCGTTGCCGCAACCCTGTTTGCCGCCACGTCTTTTGCGCAGGTCAACCAGACGTTGTCCGTCAATAAAGACAATCGCAGCATCACCGTCAGCGCCACCGATAGCGCCTTCGCCATGGCCGATCAGGCCGTCGTCAACATTGGCTACCAGGCTTACGGAGAAGATGAACAGGGTGCCTACGCCGAAGGCTCGCGCCGCTCCAACGCGATTAGCGACGCCCTGGCTGCAGCACATATTCCTGCTGACACGATCGAAAGCCAGGACCAGAATCTTCAACCGCTCAATGAATATGAATTGAAGAATCTTCCCGCGTCGCTGAAGAACGTGAAGTTCCGCATCACGCAAAGCTGGACCGTCCGCACAACACCGAACGACGCGGCACACGTGCTCGACGTGGCGGTGAAGGCTGGTGCCAACCAGAGCGGCAGCATTGGCTGGGAGATGAAGGACCCGTCATCCCTTGAAGCTGCCGCGTCAGCTAAGGCTCTCGCTCATGCACAGGCCATCGCTGCACGTATGGCAGAAGGCCTACACATCAAAGTCGGATCGCTGCTCTACGCCTCCAACCAGCCACAGGAAATCGTTCGTCCCATGCCGATGATGGCGATGGCTGCACGTGCCAAAACAGCTGACACAAAGCAGTTGAGCATCTCCGCCCGCCGCGTGGAGCGCTCTTCCACTGTTTTCGCAATCTTCTCCATCGAATAG
- a CDS encoding MBL fold metallo-hydrolase: protein MKTTSVGQHGLQLTRALLFNCFLVREDDGWTLIDANLKGTGADIIRAAGALAIRRILLTHPHVDHVGSVDELAAAIPDVIVATSQRSIPMMHIPPDRSLLPGEGSHPIKGATPGVRTPVSLLLENGQRVGSLLAVATPGHIPGHLSFLDERDGTLYAGDAMGNLGKLCVSGFTPWWFPLNKCWDKEIARRSVQALRNLPIRRIACGHGKTIEGGLPLLEEALARARP from the coding sequence ATGAAGACAACTTCCGTTGGACAGCACGGTCTGCAACTTACACGCGCTTTGCTCTTCAATTGCTTCCTGGTGAGGGAAGACGACGGATGGACACTGATCGACGCCAACCTTAAAGGAACCGGCGCGGATATTATCCGCGCCGCAGGCGCCTTGGCCATCCGTCGCATCCTGCTTACGCATCCACATGTCGACCATGTTGGCAGCGTGGACGAACTGGCCGCGGCTATCCCCGACGTCATCGTGGCCACGTCGCAGCGCAGCATTCCCATGATGCACATCCCGCCGGATCGCAGCCTGCTGCCCGGTGAAGGAAGTCATCCCATCAAAGGAGCAACGCCCGGAGTACGAACGCCAGTCAGCCTGCTGCTAGAGAACGGTCAGCGAGTCGGTTCTCTGTTGGCTGTCGCCACGCCCGGTCACATCCCCGGCCACTTGTCATTTCTGGATGAGCGGGACGGCACGCTGTACGCCGGGGATGCCATGGGCAATTTGGGCAAACTCTGTGTGAGCGGCTTCACGCCGTGGTGGTTTCCTCTCAACAAGTGTTGGGACAAAGAGATCGCGCGTAGAAGCGTGCAGGCACTTCGAAACCTTCCCATCCGCCGTATCGCATGCGGACACGGCAAAACGATCGAAGGCGGACTTCCGCTACTGGAAGAGGCTCTTGCCCGCGCTCGTCCCTGA
- a CDS encoding sulfatase: MNRREFVSGLGAAVGAASVGAHGATVAKEPRKPNLIYVFADQLRYQSCGYAGDEYARTPNMDRLAAESCNVHQAVSSTPVCAPYRASLMTGKYQSSTGMVINEIRLSPEHKCFGHVLTQSGYKTGYIGKWHLWANQLGHHNLIKNGFTPPGPYRLGFDGEWAAYNFNHFYLHSPYFLNNAEPHIRQGYEPDGQTDMAIDYVKRHAHGDEPFALFLSWGPPHYPWGLDNVDPKWSEQFRDVNIPLSPNYSTQEDPYCDAWQKLPKDFEKNIHDWMRTYYAQTASLDANLGRLMRAVEAAGIADDTVFVFTSDHGEMFGSHGRQAKLIFYEEAARIPFLVRWPKKISKKSVTDVPLCTPDIMPTLLSMMGLSIPDTVEGQDLSAALLQGKSGVKDVAHMQGMGATAAWTDGSEWRALRDNEYTYAVYRKDGKELLFHNRRDPYQTVNLAEDRGADATLRHYREVSKQWRKEQNDTFEACSWYERWTKDRNIVNTAKGVTQDLDALHRITAKYIPESVAEKPVSQWPVG; the protein is encoded by the coding sequence ATGAATCGACGCGAATTCGTATCGGGTTTGGGGGCGGCCGTGGGAGCCGCAAGTGTCGGCGCACATGGCGCCACAGTGGCCAAAGAGCCACGAAAGCCGAACTTGATTTATGTGTTCGCCGACCAGCTACGGTATCAGTCCTGCGGCTATGCGGGCGACGAGTATGCACGGACTCCCAACATGGATCGGCTGGCGGCTGAAAGCTGCAACGTGCATCAAGCGGTGTCTTCCACGCCGGTGTGCGCGCCATATCGCGCTTCACTTATGACAGGGAAGTATCAGTCGAGTACAGGCATGGTCATCAATGAGATTCGACTTAGCCCTGAACATAAGTGTTTTGGCCATGTGCTCACGCAGAGCGGTTATAAGACCGGATATATCGGTAAGTGGCACTTATGGGCCAATCAGCTTGGCCATCACAACCTGATCAAGAATGGATTCACGCCGCCGGGGCCGTATCGCTTGGGCTTTGATGGTGAGTGGGCTGCTTATAACTTCAACCATTTTTACCTTCACTCACCGTATTTTCTGAACAATGCAGAGCCACATATCCGGCAGGGTTATGAGCCGGATGGGCAGACTGACATGGCGATTGATTATGTGAAGCGCCATGCGCACGGCGACGAACCGTTTGCTCTATTTCTTTCGTGGGGACCGCCGCATTATCCGTGGGGTTTGGACAACGTTGATCCGAAGTGGAGTGAGCAGTTTCGCGATGTGAATATTCCTCTGTCGCCGAATTACTCCACCCAAGAAGATCCGTATTGCGATGCATGGCAGAAGCTGCCAAAGGACTTCGAAAAGAACATTCATGACTGGATGCGCACCTACTACGCGCAGACGGCGAGTCTGGATGCGAATCTTGGCCGATTGATGCGTGCAGTGGAGGCGGCTGGCATCGCGGACGATACCGTTTTCGTCTTCACCTCAGACCATGGCGAGATGTTTGGATCACATGGAAGACAGGCGAAACTCATCTTCTACGAAGAGGCAGCGCGTATTCCTTTCCTGGTGCGATGGCCGAAGAAAATCTCGAAGAAGTCTGTCACGGATGTGCCGCTGTGCACGCCGGACATTATGCCGACGCTGCTGTCGATGATGGGCTTATCTATCCCCGACACGGTTGAAGGGCAGGACTTGAGTGCTGCTTTATTGCAAGGTAAATCGGGCGTGAAGGACGTTGCGCATATGCAGGGTATGGGCGCGACAGCGGCATGGACGGATGGTTCGGAGTGGCGTGCGTTGCGGGATAACGAGTACACCTATGCTGTGTATCGCAAAGATGGAAAGGAACTGTTGTTCCACAATCGGCGCGATCCCTATCAGACGGTGAATCTGGCGGAGGATCGTGGGGCCGATGCTACTTTACGTCACTATCGTGAGGTTTCGAAGCAGTGGCGCAAGGAGCAGAACGACACATTCGAAGCCTGCAGTTGGTATGAGCGGTGGACGAAGGATCGCAACATCGTCAATACGGCCAAGGGTGTGACGCAGGACCTCGATGCGCTGCATCGCATTACGGCGAAGTACATTCCGGAGAGTGTTGCGGAGAAACCGGTGAGTCAGTGGCCCGTGGGATAA
- a CDS encoding ribonuclease HII, with the protein MERTDPLFRRKRAFIPEGQTKEQMLRTLVCSDAPEQALRYHGFVCIAGVDEVGRGALFGPVVAGAVVLPERTTRLQKLGLRDSKQLTREEREKLRKEVVKCAIAYAVAEVDAETIDRINIYQASRLAMRLAVDALGCTPDHLLIDAMRIDHPSAQTKLIYGDSLSISIAAASVLAKVHRDAMMREMHLDNPQYGLDSHKGYATPEHRRALEEHGPTKWHRRSFAPVAKFFGDDALEGTVATTGLLFDDAEFAEEMEPCQSA; encoded by the coding sequence ATGGAACGGACAGACCCTCTTTTTCGCCGCAAACGCGCCTTCATCCCCGAGGGCCAGACCAAGGAGCAGATGCTGCGCACCCTGGTCTGTTCGGACGCGCCGGAACAGGCTCTCCGTTACCACGGGTTCGTCTGCATCGCGGGCGTGGATGAAGTAGGCCGAGGTGCTCTCTTCGGCCCCGTCGTCGCTGGTGCGGTTGTCCTTCCGGAGCGCACCACGCGTCTGCAAAAGCTCGGCCTGCGCGACTCAAAACAACTCACACGCGAAGAGCGCGAGAAGCTGCGCAAAGAAGTTGTGAAATGCGCCATTGCTTACGCTGTCGCGGAAGTAGATGCCGAAACGATTGATCGCATCAACATCTACCAGGCCTCGCGTCTCGCAATGCGGCTTGCCGTCGACGCGCTCGGATGTACGCCGGACCATCTGCTGATCGACGCCATGCGCATCGACCATCCCAGCGCGCAGACGAAACTTATCTACGGCGATTCCCTGTCCATCTCCATTGCTGCCGCCAGCGTCCTTGCCAAGGTGCACCGCGACGCCATGATGCGGGAAATGCACCTCGACAATCCGCAATATGGTTTGGACTCACACAAGGGATACGCCACACCGGAGCACCGACGCGCGCTTGAAGAACACGGCCCAACCAAGTGGCATCGCCGCTCGTTCGCGCCCGTCGCGAAGTTCTTTGGCGATGATGCGCTGGAAGGCACCGTTGCCACTACCGGCCTGCTCTTTGACGACGCGGAATTTGCAGAGGAGATGGAACCATGCCAAAGCGCCTGA
- a CDS encoding PIG-L deacetylase family protein, protein MPKRLMCVIAHPDDECFAFGGALALAADAGWETYVICLTDGQAATNRGVSNDGSDLGRMRRDEFARSCDVLGVAKHELLDYHDGKLETVPLIDAAKRLVERMRTWKPDVVLTFGLDGSLNVHADHTAVCAFTSAAFHWSARSKRFPELGLEPWVAQRLYHQSTDFTLPDREPQQPAPWTVELDVSSVKQRKYEAFEQHTSQLPVLDKVRPFWEKHGHRELYTLAAANDPQAAAITHSLIEGID, encoded by the coding sequence ATGCCAAAGCGCCTGATGTGCGTGATCGCACACCCGGACGATGAATGCTTCGCCTTTGGAGGAGCCTTGGCGCTCGCAGCAGACGCGGGCTGGGAGACATACGTGATCTGTCTCACCGACGGGCAAGCCGCAACCAATCGCGGCGTCTCCAATGACGGCTCGGATCTCGGCCGTATGCGCCGCGACGAATTTGCACGCAGTTGCGATGTCCTTGGAGTAGCGAAACACGAGCTGCTCGACTATCACGACGGCAAACTTGAAACCGTTCCGCTGATCGACGCAGCAAAACGCCTCGTCGAACGCATGCGTACATGGAAGCCGGACGTCGTCCTTACCTTCGGCCTCGACGGCTCACTGAACGTCCACGCAGACCACACGGCCGTCTGCGCCTTCACCTCTGCAGCCTTCCACTGGTCGGCGCGCTCCAAGCGCTTCCCAGAACTCGGCCTGGAACCGTGGGTAGCACAGCGCCTCTACCACCAGAGTACGGACTTCACCCTTCCCGATCGCGAGCCACAACAGCCCGCGCCATGGACGGTAGAACTGGACGTTTCATCCGTAAAGCAGCGGAAGTACGAAGCCTTTGAGCAGCACACCTCGCAACTTCCCGTGTTGGACAAAGTGCGTCCCTTCTGGGAAAAACATGGCCATCGCGAGCTTTATACCCTCGCTGCCGCGAACGATCCCCAGGCCGCTGCCATCACACACAGCCTCATCGAAGGCATCGACTAA
- a CDS encoding sulfite oxidase heme-binding subunit YedZ, translating to MSNRTIRILKVLVFLAALVPVVGIIWQFQTNNLGADPVNTLTHETGDWTVYMLLASLAVTPLRRLSPKLAWLIRFRRMLGLWAFFWATLHLLTYVLLFSGFDLPGAFTALRAGDLHTVVEDWKAVWPTMVEDIQKRRFIQVGMLAYVILLALAVTSPQWVLRKMGGKSWQTLHRTVYGAAVLGIIHYWWLVKKGNHAPMKDTVVLALLLLARPATKWLQEWMTARRRLAAQTTV from the coding sequence ATGTCCAATCGCACGATTCGCATTCTGAAAGTCCTTGTATTCCTCGCCGCGTTGGTACCGGTGGTGGGAATCATCTGGCAGTTCCAGACAAATAACCTGGGTGCCGATCCAGTGAATACGCTCACGCACGAGACGGGCGACTGGACCGTGTACATGCTGCTGGCTTCACTGGCGGTGACGCCGTTGCGAAGGCTTTCGCCAAAGCTGGCTTGGTTGATTCGCTTCCGCCGGATGCTGGGGCTTTGGGCTTTCTTCTGGGCCACGCTGCATTTGTTGACGTATGTGCTGCTGTTCTCCGGGTTCGATTTGCCCGGTGCGTTTACGGCTTTACGTGCGGGTGATCTCCATACCGTGGTTGAGGACTGGAAGGCCGTGTGGCCCACCATGGTGGAGGACATTCAGAAGCGTCGCTTCATCCAGGTGGGCATGCTGGCCTATGTGATTCTGCTGGCGCTTGCGGTGACATCGCCGCAGTGGGTGTTGCGCAAGATGGGCGGCAAGTCGTGGCAGACGCTGCATCGCACGGTGTATGGCGCTGCGGTGCTCGGCATCATTCACTACTGGTGGTTGGTGAAGAAGGGCAATCACGCACCGATGAAGGACACCGTCGTGCTTGCGCTATTGCTACTGGCTCGGCCCGCGACGAAGTGGTTGCAGGAATGGATGACTGCGCGGCGTAGGCTCGCTGCGCAGACGACGGTCTGA
- the msrP gene encoding protein-methionine-sulfoxide reductase catalytic subunit MsrP yields MLIGKAPEFKSSDITPREKFLNRRNLIFGGLAAAGVAYEWHKKMPPLYTPSVEASSKLTTVPGTFPPVSDPVTPQGKATSYNNFYEFGTDKADPKANAGKMHVRPWTIKIEGLCNNPKTVDIDALMKFKPLEDRTYRFRCVEAWSMIVPWVGYPLAELIKFADPKPQAKFVEFTSLADRSQMELPGGFDWPYKEGLRLDEAMNPLALLTFGSYGQTLENQQGAPVRVIVPWKYGFKSAKSIVKIRFTDKQPTTTWNDMASNEYGFYSNVNPGHSHPRWSQAHERRIDSSVFPKTIATLPFNGYGNEVASLYNGMDLNRNF; encoded by the coding sequence ATGCTGATTGGCAAAGCACCGGAATTTAAATCGTCTGATATCACTCCGCGCGAGAAGTTTCTCAACCGCCGCAACCTCATCTTTGGTGGGTTGGCGGCGGCGGGCGTGGCGTACGAGTGGCATAAGAAAATGCCGCCGCTGTATACGCCTTCCGTGGAGGCGTCGAGCAAACTGACTACGGTGCCGGGTACATTTCCACCGGTGAGCGATCCTGTGACTCCGCAGGGCAAGGCCACGAGCTACAACAACTTCTATGAGTTCGGCACGGATAAGGCTGACCCCAAAGCCAACGCAGGCAAGATGCACGTGCGTCCATGGACGATCAAGATTGAAGGCCTGTGCAACAACCCCAAGACCGTCGACATTGATGCGCTAATGAAATTCAAGCCGCTGGAAGATCGCACGTATCGCTTCCGCTGTGTGGAGGCGTGGAGCATGATCGTTCCGTGGGTGGGATATCCACTGGCGGAATTGATTAAGTTTGCTGACCCCAAACCTCAGGCGAAGTTTGTGGAGTTCACCTCACTGGCTGACCGATCCCAGATGGAGTTACCGGGCGGGTTTGATTGGCCGTATAAGGAAGGTTTGCGGCTGGACGAGGCGATGAATCCACTGGCGCTGCTGACGTTTGGCTCGTATGGGCAGACGCTGGAGAACCAGCAGGGCGCGCCTGTGCGTGTCATCGTGCCGTGGAAGTATGGATTCAAGTCGGCCAAGTCGATCGTGAAGATTCGTTTTACAGACAAGCAGCCGACGACTACGTGGAACGACATGGCTTCGAATGAGTACGGGTTTTATTCGAATGTGAACCCGGGCCATAGCCATCCACGTTGGAGCCAGGCGCATGAACGACGTATTGATTCCAGTGTGTTTCCAAAGACGATTGCGACGCTGCCATTCAACGGTTATGGCAATGAAGTGGCCAGTCTGTACAACGGCATGGATCTGAACCGAAACTTCTAA
- a CDS encoding 2-keto-4-pentenoate hydratase — protein sequence MAISAAREAVLRQAADHLLTARRTATPIHSLPEAVAPTTEEESFAIQDILALAYAPIGGWKVGAASPEGVPFFCPLPAAWMGANGAVFRGMTHRLRGIEAEIAFRVGTSLPPRSTPYTCEEVIAAMDGAYPAIEVLESSYIDPLAMPREHMLADLAIHGGFVAGPRIPDWQEIDWSQEHVVVTTDGVVRIENTGSNPGGTDLVRLLVYLANEGAARTGGLKAGDWITTGSWTGVTWTSEGTEVVVRFNNAGAVSLQFERVTS from the coding sequence ATGGCAATATCGGCAGCGCGCGAGGCAGTGTTACGACAGGCAGCAGACCATCTCCTGACAGCAAGGCGCACAGCCACCCCCATCCATTCCCTTCCAGAGGCAGTGGCGCCCACCACGGAGGAAGAATCCTTCGCCATTCAGGACATCCTCGCCCTAGCTTACGCCCCGATTGGCGGCTGGAAGGTCGGCGCGGCGTCGCCGGAAGGCGTTCCGTTCTTTTGCCCGCTGCCCGCAGCATGGATGGGCGCAAACGGCGCTGTCTTTCGCGGCATGACGCATCGTCTGCGTGGCATTGAAGCGGAGATTGCCTTTCGCGTGGGCACCTCACTTCCGCCGCGCTCCACGCCTTACACGTGCGAAGAAGTCATCGCCGCCATGGACGGCGCCTATCCGGCGATCGAAGTCCTGGAATCTTCCTACATCGACCCGCTCGCCATGCCACGCGAACACATGCTGGCCGATCTGGCCATCCACGGTGGATTCGTCGCCGGTCCCCGTATTCCTGATTGGCAGGAGATTGACTGGTCACAGGAACACGTCGTCGTCACCACAGACGGCGTGGTACGCATTGAAAACACCGGCTCCAACCCAGGTGGAACGGACTTGGTACGTCTGCTGGTCTACCTCGCAAACGAGGGCGCGGCTCGCACCGGCGGTCTTAAAGCCGGCGACTGGATCACCACGGGCAGTTGGACCGGCGTTACCTGGACCTCAGAGGGAACCGAAGTCGTCGTTCGTTTCAATAACGCGGGCGCGGTAAGCCTTCAGTTTGAACGCGTCACGTCGTAG
- a CDS encoding Ku protein has product MARPYWSGTVQISLVQFAVKFFVATEAKSQIRFHQVSRSTGERVRHQKVLESTMENGDEDMSEQSATVGKDDIVKGYEYAKGKYVLIEPSEIANLRVPSKHNIAVDQFVDESEIDPAFFEKPYFVTPDGDAQAEAFAVVREAMQKAGKVALGKIAFGGREHIVALMASKDDEGRGLMAYTMRYAEELRKPKEYFSDIPKVEIDEDQLELAEQLIRKKTAKFNPEKYKDGYEVALKELVDAKINNEPIPVDEPQPKRAKVINLMDALRSSLSGKSTDEGEETPPPGKKSTKKEPAKKRAAVAEMPKREQPSEPQRKKASASAKPAKTARRKSA; this is encoded by the coding sequence ATGGCGCGCCCTTATTGGTCAGGAACCGTACAGATTTCGCTGGTGCAGTTTGCAGTAAAGTTCTTCGTCGCCACCGAAGCCAAAAGCCAGATTCGCTTTCACCAGGTGAGCCGCTCCACAGGCGAGCGCGTGCGGCATCAAAAGGTGCTGGAATCCACCATGGAAAACGGCGATGAGGACATGTCCGAACAATCCGCCACCGTGGGCAAGGACGACATCGTCAAAGGCTATGAATATGCCAAGGGCAAGTACGTCCTCATTGAGCCAAGCGAAATCGCCAACCTGCGTGTGCCTTCCAAACACAACATTGCCGTCGATCAATTCGTAGATGAGAGCGAAATCGATCCCGCTTTCTTTGAAAAACCGTACTTCGTCACGCCCGATGGCGATGCGCAGGCCGAAGCCTTCGCAGTGGTGCGCGAAGCCATGCAGAAGGCAGGCAAGGTTGCTCTTGGGAAGATTGCTTTCGGTGGACGTGAACACATCGTCGCGCTCATGGCCAGCAAAGACGACGAAGGCCGCGGCCTGATGGCCTACACCATGCGTTACGCCGAAGAACTGCGCAAGCCGAAGGAGTACTTTTCCGATATCCCGAAGGTTGAAATCGACGAAGATCAGCTCGAACTTGCGGAACAGTTGATCCGCAAGAAGACCGCAAAGTTTAATCCGGAAAAATACAAGGATGGCTATGAAGTCGCGCTCAAGGAACTCGTTGACGCGAAGATTAACAACGAGCCTATCCCCGTGGATGAGCCACAGCCGAAACGCGCCAAGGTCATCAATCTGATGGACGCCCTGCGTAGCTCCCTCTCGGGCAAATCGACGGACGAAGGCGAAGAAACACCACCTCCGGGCAAGAAGAGCACGAAGAAGGAACCTGCAAAAAAGCGCGCCGCCGTTGCCGAAATGCCCAAGCGCGAACAGCCATCCGAACCGCAACGCAAGAAGGCATCTGCCAGCGCGAAACCGGCAAAGACAGCGCGGCGCAAGTCGGCTTAG
- the ligD gene encoding DNA ligase D — MATKKTAKKTASKKQTKPTAGDAVDEQLARYRSMRDFSVTAEPSGKQKSTSAASLPFVIQKHAATRLHYDFRLGWNGVLKSWAVAKGPSYVVADKRLAVQVEDHPMEYGGFEGIIPRGQYGGGTVMVWDQGTWEPHVDVEEGLRKGSLKFALNGTKLQGNWTLVRMGGKAAQEAKPNWLLIKEHDEYERTPDDPAITEEMPDSAVTGRSLEQIAEASTHIWNSKETATEGQAWYRQRARGADTASSGTAKVTTPSKKAPTFNNASLAKLPKEKLPEFIKPQLAQEATAPPSGDEWLHEIKLDGYRMQARKQGSRVQLFTRSGLDWTHRMKSVAEAIKTLPVQDAILDGEVVVLDEKGLSSFAHLQASFEKNEKHPLTFFLFDLLHLNGHNTRGLPLKERKRLLHTLLDDEKDGLRLSEDIAGDGAKIFRSACELHAEGIISKKADAAYHSGRSTLWLKSKCVLEQEFVIGGWVDLSNGSRGVGSLLLGYYDDAGKLIYAGRTGTGFTQKTHKLLRDKLDAIESKATPFVAIDAAGRKDAHWVKPQLVAQVRFATWTAENLVRQAAFQGLREDKPAKEVRREMGPPSAKHKSTAPVETKKDVQTLLEPVAETRATTKSAKVVSIDSKRPKRISEQATKAAPSLRLTHPEKVVDPESGVTKRELMDYLWAVSEEMLPHIADRPLSLVRCPEGSAHQCFYQKHVNHMLPAGVTSVMVADKKGGAPEPYITLNSAEALAGLAQMSVLEIHPWGSRNDDLECPDRIIIDLDPDESLPWSTVCEAALEVRDVLKSAGVESFVKTTGGKGLHVLFPITPKHDFAFMKSWTYGLVQAMEQARPELYLSKMTKAARTGKIYLDYLRNERGATAVAPYSMRARSGLPVSMPLEWKELTGNARPRYTVHDFEEWKPRLTKDPWREVLELKQTLNAAALEHFAPKAKRS; from the coding sequence ATGGCAACGAAGAAAACAGCAAAGAAAACGGCTTCAAAGAAACAAACAAAGCCTACGGCTGGCGACGCGGTAGACGAGCAGCTTGCTCGCTATCGTTCCATGCGCGATTTCTCTGTGACTGCAGAACCCAGCGGCAAGCAGAAATCAACTTCCGCCGCGTCTCTTCCCTTCGTCATTCAGAAGCATGCAGCCACACGCCTGCATTATGACTTCCGTCTTGGCTGGAACGGAGTACTGAAAAGCTGGGCGGTCGCCAAAGGCCCCAGCTACGTCGTCGCGGATAAGCGGCTCGCCGTGCAGGTGGAAGATCACCCCATGGAATATGGCGGCTTCGAAGGCATCATCCCGCGCGGGCAGTACGGTGGTGGCACCGTGATGGTGTGGGACCAGGGCACATGGGAGCCGCACGTCGATGTAGAAGAAGGGCTGCGCAAAGGCTCGCTGAAATTCGCCCTGAACGGCACCAAGCTGCAGGGCAACTGGACACTCGTTCGCATGGGCGGTAAAGCCGCACAGGAAGCCAAGCCCAATTGGCTGCTGATTAAAGAACACGACGAATACGAACGCACACCGGATGATCCCGCCATCACCGAAGAGATGCCGGACTCCGCAGTCACAGGCCGCTCGCTTGAGCAGATCGCGGAGGCCAGCACGCACATTTGGAACTCAAAAGAAACGGCTACCGAGGGTCAGGCATGGTATCGCCAGCGGGCGCGGGGCGCGGATACCGCTTCTAGCGGCACAGCAAAAGTCACCACACCTTCCAAGAAGGCTCCGACATTCAACAATGCTTCGTTAGCAAAACTACCTAAAGAAAAGCTTCCCGAGTTCATCAAGCCGCAACTGGCGCAAGAAGCCACCGCACCGCCATCGGGAGATGAATGGCTACATGAGATCAAGCTCGACGGCTATCGCATGCAAGCCCGGAAGCAGGGCTCACGTGTGCAACTCTTCACCCGCAGCGGCCTCGATTGGACGCATCGCATGAAGTCCGTCGCAGAAGCTATTAAGACGCTCCCGGTGCAAGATGCCATCCTGGATGGTGAAGTAGTCGTGCTCGACGAAAAAGGCCTCTCCAGCTTCGCGCATCTTCAAGCGTCCTTTGAAAAAAATGAGAAACATCCCCTCACCTTCTTCCTATTCGATCTTCTCCATCTCAACGGACACAACACACGCGGCCTTCCCCTAAAGGAACGCAAGCGTCTTCTCCACACACTGCTCGACGATGAAAAAGATGGCTTGCGTCTGAGCGAAGACATCGCAGGGGACGGCGCAAAGATCTTCCGATCTGCGTGCGAACTCCACGCAGAGGGCATCATCTCGAAGAAGGCGGACGCCGCCTACCACTCCGGTCGCAGCACGCTCTGGCTCAAATCAAAATGCGTGCTGGAACAGGAATTCGTCATTGGCGGCTGGGTGGATTTATCCAATGGCAGTCGAGGCGTGGGTTCCCTCCTTCTGGGCTATTACGACGACGCAGGGAAACTCATCTACGCAGGCCGCACCGGTACCGGCTTCACGCAGAAGACACACAAACTCCTACGCGACAAACTCGATGCCATCGAGAGCAAGGCCACCCCCTTCGTCGCCATCGACGCAGCGGGCCGCAAAGATGCGCACTGGGTCAAACCGCAACTCGTTGCCCAGGTACGTTTCGCCACGTGGACCGCCGAGAATCTTGTTCGTCAGGCAGCATTCCAGGGTCTTCGCGAAGACAAGCCCGCAAAAGAAGTGCGTCGCGAAATGGGTCCGCCTTCCGCGAAACACAAATCCACCGCTCCCGTGGAAACAAAAAAAGACGTGCAGACGCTGCTCGAACCCGTCGCAGAAACCAGAGCAACAACAAAGTCAGCAAAGGTTGTTTCGATCGATTCCAAACGACCCAAGCGCATTTCAGAGCAAGCGACGAAGGCTGCACCCAGCCTTCGCCTAACACACCCAGAAAAGGTCGTCGATCCGGAAAGCGGAGTCACGAAACGCGAACTCATGGATTACCTATGGGCTGTGTCGGAAGAGATGTTGCCCCACATTGCAGACCGTCCCTTAAGCCTCGTCCGCTGCCCCGAAGGCTCTGCGCATCAGTGCTTCTATCAGAAGCACGTCAACCACATGCTGCCCGCGGGCGTTACAAGCGTCATGGTGGCAGACAAGAAGGGCGGCGCACCCGAACCCTACATCACACTGAATTCAGCAGAGGCTCTCGCGGGCCTCGCACAAATGAGCGTCCTGGAAATCCATCCGTGGGGTTCGCGCAACGACGACCTTGAATGCCCTGATCGCATCATCATCGACCTTGATCCCGATGAATCACTTCCCTGGTCTACCGTCTGCGAAGCCGCACTCGAAGTGCGCGACGTATTGAAAAGCGCAGGCGTAGAGAGCTTCGTAAAAACGACTGGCGGCAAGGGATTACATGTTCTCTTCCCCATCACACCGAAGCACGACTTCGCCTTTATGAAGTCGTGGACATATGGCTTGGTGCAAGCCATGGAACAGGCGCGCCCCGAACTCTATCTCAGTAAGATGACCAAGGCGGCACGCACCGGGAAGATCTACCTCGACTACTTGCGTAACGAACGAGGCGCCACAGCGGTCGCTCCGTACAGCATGCGCGCACGCAGCGGCCTCCCCGTGAGCATGCCGCTGGAATGGAAAGAACTCACAGGCAACGCGCGTCCACGCTATACCGTTCATGATTTTGAGGAGTGGAAGCCGCGCCTGACGAAGGATCCTTGGCGCGAGGTGCTTGAGCTGAAGCAAACGCTCAACGCCGCGGCGCTGGAGCACTTCGCACCCAAGGCGAAGCGCTCCTAG